The proteins below come from a single Chryseobacterium capnotolerans genomic window:
- a CDS encoding AraC family transcriptional regulator has translation MKVTFERVIPNEKSSFRTIHNNSPISEFKWEYHYHPEIELVCVISGSGTRHVGYHKSNYTHGDLVLIGSNIPHSGFGLNSIDPHEEIVLQFKEEILQFPQQEIEARSIKNLLELSKYGIHFHHKVKKAMLPKLRLMLESEGYKRYLLLLEILFELSKCKDYDLLNKEIMPYTIISKNKTRLENIFTYVEHHYDKEISIEEVAKLANLTLPAFCNFFKKATQITFTEFVNRYRINKACLLMAQDKSISECSYHCGFNNVTYFNRMFKKYTGKTPSEFIKDYAHNKVNV, from the coding sequence ATGAAAGTTACGTTTGAAAGAGTAATTCCCAATGAAAAAAGCTCGTTCCGCACGATTCATAATAACTCCCCTATTTCAGAATTCAAATGGGAATATCATTATCATCCCGAAATTGAGCTGGTCTGTGTTATTTCCGGGAGTGGAACCCGTCACGTTGGCTATCATAAAAGCAATTATACTCACGGAGATCTGGTACTTATTGGTTCCAATATTCCCCATTCAGGATTTGGATTAAATTCTATTGACCCTCATGAAGAAATTGTACTTCAGTTCAAGGAAGAAATTCTTCAGTTCCCTCAACAGGAAATAGAGGCCCGGTCCATCAAAAACTTACTGGAGCTTTCAAAATATGGCATCCATTTTCATCATAAGGTAAAGAAAGCGATGCTTCCAAAACTCAGACTTATGCTTGAGTCCGAAGGCTATAAAAGATATTTACTTTTGCTGGAAATCCTTTTTGAACTATCAAAGTGTAAAGATTATGACCTTTTGAATAAAGAAATCATGCCTTATACCATTATTTCAAAGAACAAAACCCGTCTTGAAAACATTTTCACCTATGTAGAGCATCATTACGACAAGGAAATTAGTATTGAAGAGGTTGCAAAGTTGGCTAATCTTACCTTACCTGCCTTTTGTAATTTCTTTAAAAAAGCTACCCAGATCACTTTTACAGAATTTGTCAACCGATATAGAATCAATAAGGCTTGTCTTCTGATGGCTCAGGATAAATCTATTTCAGAATGCAGCTATCATTGTGGTTTCAATAATGTAACGTATTTCAACAGGATGTTTAAAAAATATACAGGGAAAACACCTTCGGAATTTATTAAGGATTATGCTCATAATAAAGTGAATGTCTAG
- a CDS encoding MFS transporter: MNYFVFAILLNSVGTVILQVQQNFGISKSSASVLEGFKDLPIAICSFILASFLPKIGIKNSMLTALFLVSGMCFVMPFTNDFWVFKVLFAIVGVSFALIKISVFTSIGLVTETDKEHSSFMGFLEGFFMIGVLAGNVLFSLYIDDHNPKSTHWLNVYWVLGILSSLSFLFLFFSKLNEKEARSEKTDLLDDLKNSVSLFSYKKVLFFLLCAFLFVLVEQSFQTWTPTFYKEILKVPTSMSIQAGAVLAGAFALGRFLSGFFSRKISWIYVVSFCVIGFAVSLILVLPLTHNIHIDAGTNWLNAPLVVYLFPLMGGLLAPIYPSINSVILASIPKYLHSAMSGLIVVFSAIGGTIGSIITGFVFQEFSGQQAFYLSLIPLSLLIISAIFMNKLKINPKK, translated from the coding sequence TTGAACTATTTTGTTTTCGCAATTCTTCTGAATTCTGTGGGAACAGTGATTTTGCAGGTACAGCAGAACTTTGGTATTTCAAAATCTTCTGCGAGCGTATTGGAAGGCTTTAAAGATCTTCCGATTGCCATCTGTTCATTCATTCTTGCTTCTTTTCTTCCAAAAATCGGAATTAAGAACTCCATGTTGACTGCCTTATTTCTGGTAAGCGGAATGTGTTTTGTGATGCCGTTTACGAATGATTTTTGGGTCTTCAAAGTATTATTTGCCATTGTAGGAGTTTCTTTTGCACTGATTAAAATTTCTGTTTTTACTTCCATAGGTTTGGTAACAGAAACAGATAAAGAGCATTCAAGTTTTATGGGATTTCTGGAAGGATTTTTTATGATTGGCGTATTGGCTGGAAATGTTTTATTCAGTTTATATATTGATGATCATAATCCGAAATCTACCCATTGGCTGAATGTGTATTGGGTGTTAGGAATACTTTCATCCCTTTCATTTTTATTTTTATTCTTTTCAAAACTTAATGAAAAAGAGGCGAGAAGTGAGAAAACCGATTTATTAGATGATCTAAAGAACAGCGTAAGTTTATTCAGCTATAAAAAAGTATTGTTCTTTTTACTCTGTGCATTCCTTTTTGTATTGGTAGAGCAGAGTTTTCAGACATGGACTCCCACATTTTATAAAGAAATTTTAAAAGTTCCAACCTCTATGAGTATCCAGGCGGGAGCTGTTTTGGCAGGGGCTTTTGCACTGGGAAGATTTTTATCCGGTTTCTTTTCCAGAAAAATCAGCTGGATCTATGTAGTATCATTTTGTGTGATTGGTTTTGCCGTAAGTTTAATTTTAGTGCTTCCCTTAACTCATAATATTCATATTGATGCCGGAACAAATTGGCTGAATGCACCGCTTGTAGTGTATTTATTTCCATTAATGGGAGGGTTACTGGCTCCAATTTATCCGAGTATCAATTCAGTGATTCTGGCTTCCATTCCTAAATACTTACACAGCGCAATGTCTGGATTGATCGTTGTTTTTTCAGCTATTGGAGGAACAATAGGTTCTATCATTACAGGTTTTGTATTTCAGGAATTCAGTGGGCAACAGGCATTTTATTTATCCCTGATTCCGCTTTCATTGTTGATCATCTCAGCAATTTTTATGAATAAATTAAAAATCAACCCTAAAAAATAA